Genomic DNA from Streptomyces sp. AM 2-1-1:
GCGGGTGTCGAGTCCGGCAGCGTCATCGGCCCCGCCTGGGACTCCCTCCTGGCGAAGCTGGTCGTCACCGGTGCCACCCGTGAACAGGCGCTCCAGCGCGCCGCCCGCGCGCTCGGCGAGTTCACCGTGGAGGGCATGGCGACCGCCATCCCGTTCCACCGCGCGGTCGTCGCCGACCCGGCGTTCACCTCGAACCCGTTCCGTATCCACACCCGGTGGATCGAGACCGAGTTCGTCAACGAGATCAAGCCCTTCACCTCCCCCGCCGAGGCGGACGAGGACGAGGGCAACCGGGAGATCGTCGTCGTCGAGGTCGGCGGCCGGCGCCTGGAGGTCTCGCTCCCCTCGTCGCTGGGCATGAGCCTCGCGCGCACGGGCCTGGCGGCCGGGGCGAAGCCGAAGCGCCGCGCGGCGAAGAAGGCCGGCTCCGCGGCGTCCGGCGACACCCTCGCCTCCCCCATGCAGGGCACCATCGTCAAGGTGGCCGTGGAAGAGGGCCAGGAGGTCAAGGAGGGCGACCTCGTCGTCGTCCTGGAGGCCATGAAGATGGAGCAGCCGCTCAACGCGCACCGCTCCGGCACGATCACCGGCCTCAGCGCCGAGGTGGGCGGCTCGCTCTCCTCCGGCGCCGCGATCTGCGAGATCAAGGGCTGACGCGGGTCACCCTCACCCGGAACACTCCGGCCCCGCCCGGTCCGTACGCCCTCCGCGTACGGACCGGGCGGGGCCTTCGCGCGTACCGGTGCCGGGCACCGATCCCCGGAGCGGAAGGGGGTGCGGGGCGGTCCGCGGGCGGGTGGAGCGGGCACGGTGGCATCCTGGAGCCGTGGAGACCCGGCAGGACGACCCCACCATGGCCCGCGTGACGCCGCCGCGCACGGCACCGAGCACCGCCCCGGCTCCGGACGGCGCCGGGGCTGCTTCCGGGCTGCCCGCGCCCGTCCCGGCACCCGGGCGGCCGATGCGGGCCGACGCCCGCCGCAACCACGACCGGCTGGTCGGCGAGGCCCGCACCCTCTTCGCCGAACAGGGCACCGACGCCTCGCTGGAGGACCTCGCCCGGCGCGCGGGGGTCGGGATCGGCACGCTGTACCGGCACTTCCCCACCCGGCACGCGCTGATGAACGCCGTCTTCCAGGACGCCCTGGCGGACCTGCTCGACCGCTCGTACGCCCTGGCGAGGGCGGAGCATCCGTGCCGGGCCCTGGTGGAGTGGCTCGGCGCGATCGTCCGGCACGCGGGCGAGTACCGGGGGCTGGCCCAGGGACTGCTGACGGCCTCGACGGACGCGACCTCTGCCCTGGCGCCCTGTCACGTCCCCCTGCGCGAGGCGGGGGCCCGGCTGCTGGCACGGGCGCAGGAGAGCGGGGCCGTACGGGCCGACGTGTCGATCGGCGATCTCCTGCAGCTGACCAACGCCATCGCGCTCGCCGCGGAGAAGAACCCCGGGGACCCGGGGCTGGCCGACCGGCTGCTCCTGCTGACGCTGCGAGGGCTCGAGGGCCGGGAGGACACGGCGCCGGTGCGCTGAGGCGCTGGTGCGCTGAGGTCCTCCGCCTCCCCGGCCCCGGGGTGCGGCGCTCACGGCGCGAACCCTCCGCGGGACCGGTCGACGGGACCTTCAGCGGCGGCGCAGGTCCGCCACGCGGGCGCGCTCCGGGCCGGGGTCGGCCAGTACCGCCGCACCGCGCAACTGCTGTCCGAGGCCGCCGTTCTGGGTGCGGCGCTGGCCCGGCAGGGGCATCTCGCGCCGGGCTCTGCCGCTCGGCGGGGCGTGCTCCGGGCCCGGGGCGCCGGAGGAGGTGGTGTCGGTGTCGCCACCCGCGAGGGTGATCTCGACGCCCTGGTCGGCCAGGGCCTGGATCTCGGCGGCGGCCCGCTCGTCCTGGGGCGGGGGCTCGTCCGTGACCAGCCGGGTGACCAGCTCCGTCGGCACCGTCTGGAACATGGTGTCGGCGCCGAGTTTGGTGTGGTCGGCGAGCACGACCACCTCGGCGGCGGCCTGCACCAGGGCGCGGTCGACGCTGGCCGAGAGCATGTTGGAGGTGGAGAGGCCGCGCTCGGCCGTCAGCCCGCTCCCGGACAGGAAGGCCCGGGAGACCCGCAGCCCCTGGAGGGACTGCTCGGCGCCGCTCCCCACCAGGGCGTAGTTGCTCCCGCGCAGGGTGCCGCCGGTCATCACGACCTCCACGCGGTTGGCGTGGGCGAGGGCCTGCGCGACCAGCAGGGAGTTGGTCACCACGGTCAGACCGGGCACCCGGGCGAGCCGGCGGGCCAGCTCCTGCGTGGTCGTACCGGCGCCGACGACGATGGCCTCGCCCTCACCGACCAGGCCGGCCGCCGCGTCGGCGATGGCCGTCTTCTCCGCGGACGAGAGATGGGATTTCTGCGGAAAGCCGGACTCCCGCGTAAAACCGCCCGGCAAGACCGCACCGCCGTGCCGGCGGTCGAGGAGTCCTTCTGCCTCCAGCGCCCGCACGTCCCGCCGTACGGTCACTTCGGAGGTCTGGACGACGCGGGCGAGCTCACGGAGCGATACCGCCCCGTTCGCGCGCACCATTTCGAGGATCAGTTGACGACGTTCTGCAGCGAACACAGAACTGACAGTAACCTGACCCACGCGCGTTTTCAGCGCATTGGGCCGGATTGCAGAAGTTGGCCACGAAGTGGGTCGCCAAGTGATATACGCGAAACCGATGTTGTCAGAGCTGTCCGCGGAGTCGCCGTCAGTTGCCGCCGGATCGACCGCCAGATGCGCACACCTGGTCGAGGAGCGGTCAGATGCGATCCGTTCGCTCCCCAACAGGCCCCTGCGCAACGGCGGTTGCCGAGGCGCGGGGGACGGTCGCGCGGGGTGACTAGATCTCGCCGTCGAGCTTCCGGGTGTGCAACTGGCGGGCCACCTCGGCGATCGAACCCGACAGGGACGGGTAGACCGTGAACGCGTTCGCGATCTGTTCCACCGTCAAGTTGTTGTCGACCGCGACCGAAATCGGATGAATGAGTTCGCTGGCGCGCGGCGCGACGACACAGCCGCCGACCACGATGCCGGTGCCGGGGCGGCAGAAGATCTTGACGAAGCCGTCCCGGATGCCGAGCATCTTGGCGCGCGGGTTGCGCAGCAGGGGGAGCTTGACGACCCGCGCCTCGATCTTCCCGGCGTCCACGTCGGCCTGGGTGCAGCCGACGGTGGCGATCTCCGGGTCGGTGAAGACGTTGGAGGAGACGGACTTCAGGTTCAGCGGGGCCACCGCGTCGCCGAGGAAGTGGTACATCGCGATCCGGCCCTGCATCGCGGCGACCGAGGCCAGCGCGAAGACCCCCGTGACGTCACCGGCGGCGTAGACACCGGGGGCGCTCGTGCGGGAGACCTTGTCGGTCTTGATGTGGCCGGACTCCTTGAGGTGGACGCCGGCCTCCTCCAGGCCCATGCCCTCGGTGTTCGGGATCGCGCCGACCGCCATCAGGCAGTGCGAGCCGGAGATGGTCCGGCCGTCCGCGAGGGTGACCTCCACCCGGTCGCCGACGCGCTTGGCGGCCTGGGCGCGGGAGCGGGCCATGACGTTCATGCCCCGGCGGCGGAACACGTCCTCCAGCACGGCGGCGGCGTCGGGGTCCTCGCCCGGCAGAACCCGGTCGCGGGAGGAGACGAGGGTGACCCGGGAACCGAGCGCCTGGTAGGCGCCGGCGAACTCGGCGCCGGTGACGCCGGAACCGACCACGATGAGCTCCTCGGGGAGTTCGTCGAGGTCGTAGACCTGGGTCCAGTTGAGGATGCGCTCGCCGTCGGGCTGCGCGTCCGGGATCTCGCGGGGGTGGCCGCCGGTGGCGATCAGGACCGCGTCGGCGGTGAGCCGCTCCTCGGTGCCGTCCACCGCGGTCACCACGACCTGGCGGGAGCCGTCGGCGGCCTGGAGGCCCTCCAGCCGGCCGCGGCCGCGCACCACCCGGGCACCGGACCGGGTGACGGAGGCGGTGATGTCGTGGGACTGCGCGAGCGCGAGGCGCTTCACCCGCCGGTTGACCTTGCCGAGGTCGACACCGACCACCCGGGCGGCCTGCTCCAGGTGCGGGGTGTCGTCCGCGACGATGATGCCCAGTTCCTCGTAGGAGGAGTCGAAGGTCGTCATCACCTCGGCGGTGGCGATCAGGGTCTTCGAGGGGACGCAGTCGGTGAGGACGGACGCGCCGCCGAGGCCGTCGCAGTCGACGACGGTGACGTCCGCCCCGAGCTGGGTGCCCACCAGTGCCGCCTCGTAGCCGCCGGGGCCGCCGCCGATGATCACGATCCTGGTCACGAAAAGTCCGCCTCGGGTGGTGTCGTCCCGCGGCCGTCTGCCGTCCCGGCCGGGGTCCGGGGGATCGCCCCGGGGGCATGCAGTACGTACTCCATTGTCCCGCACCCGCCGAGCCGCTTCGCTCCGGGGCCCTCCATCCGGGCCCCGCGGCCTTCCCCGCAGCTCGGGCGGGGTGGCCGGGCCGCCGCGCCGACGACCTCCCGGCGGCCCCGGGGGGCCTTCTCTTCCGGGCTGTTCCTGGCGGGAGTCCGGCACGTCGCGGCGCATCTCCCGTACCCTCGGACTCATGTCGCTCTACGCCGCGTACGCCGGCAACCTCGACGCGCGGCTGATGACGCGCCGCGCACCGCATTCCCCGCTGCGCGGTACGGGCTGGCTCAACGGCTGGCGGCTGACGTTCGGCGGGGAGCAGATGGGGTGGGAAGGTGCGCTGGCGACGGTCGTCGAAGCGCCGCGCTCCCAGGTCTTCGTCGCCCTCTACGACGTGGCTCCGATGGACGAGGACTCCCTGGACCGCTGGGAGGGTGTCGGCCTCGACATCTACCGGCGGATGCGGGTGCGCGTGCACACCCTGGACGGCGAGGAGCCGGCCTGGATGTACGTGCTCAACGGGTACGAGGGCGGGTTGCCCTCCGCCCGCTACCTCGGCGAGGTGGCCGACGCGGCGGAGTCCGCCGGGGCCCCGCACGACTACGTGATGGAGTTGCGCAAGCGTCCCTGCTGACCCGGACGGGTCCGTGTTCCACGTACCCCGCGGGTCCGGTGCGCCGCTTCGGGAGTCCTGCTCCCGCCCTCCTCGGCGTACGGGGACACGGAGGGACCGGAGGAGGTCCGCGCCGGTCCATCTACGCGCGTAGGGATTCAGCGGTTACCCTCGTGCGGTGAACGCATCTGTTATTCCGGACAACATCCAGGACGACCCGCACGCGGTGGCCGCCGATGCCGCCGCCAGGCTGCGCGAGCTGACCGGCGCCGAGACCCACGACGTGGTCCTCGTGATGGGGTCCGGGTGGGGGCCCGCGGGCGATGCGCTCGGGGTCCCGGACGCCGAGTTCCCGGTCACGCACCTGCCCGGATTCCCGCCCCCCGCGGTCGAGGGCCACGGCGGCACGGTCCGCTCGTACCTCATCGGCGGCAAGCGCGTGCTGGTCTTCCTCGGCCGCACCCACTTCTACGAGGGCCGGGGCGTCGCCGCCGTCGCCCACGGCGTCCGTACGGCCGTCGCAGCGGGATGCCGGACCGTCGTGCTGACCAACGGCTGCGGCGGACTGCGCGAGGGCATGCGCCCGGGACAGCCGGTACTGATCTCCGACCACATCAACCTCACCGC
This window encodes:
- a CDS encoding TetR/AcrR family transcriptional regulator translates to MRADARRNHDRLVGEARTLFAEQGTDASLEDLARRAGVGIGTLYRHFPTRHALMNAVFQDALADLLDRSYALARAEHPCRALVEWLGAIVRHAGEYRGLAQGLLTASTDATSALAPCHVPLREAGARLLARAQESGAVRADVSIGDLLQLTNAIALAAEKNPGDPGLADRLLLLTLRGLEGREDTAPVR
- a CDS encoding DeoR/GlpR family DNA-binding transcription regulator, coding for MFAAERRQLILEMVRANGAVSLRELARVVQTSEVTVRRDVRALEAEGLLDRRHGGAVLPGGFTRESGFPQKSHLSSAEKTAIADAAAGLVGEGEAIVVGAGTTTQELARRLARVPGLTVVTNSLLVAQALAHANRVEVVMTGGTLRGSNYALVGSGAEQSLQGLRVSRAFLSGSGLTAERGLSTSNMLSASVDRALVQAAAEVVVLADHTKLGADTMFQTVPTELVTRLVTDEPPPQDERAAAEIQALADQGVEITLAGGDTDTTSSGAPGPEHAPPSGRARREMPLPGQRRTQNGGLGQQLRGAAVLADPGPERARVADLRRR
- a CDS encoding NAD(P)H-quinone dehydrogenase yields the protein MTRIVIIGGGPGGYEAALVGTQLGADVTVVDCDGLGGASVLTDCVPSKTLIATAEVMTTFDSSYEELGIIVADDTPHLEQAARVVGVDLGKVNRRVKRLALAQSHDITASVTRSGARVVRGRGRLEGLQAADGSRQVVVTAVDGTEERLTADAVLIATGGHPREIPDAQPDGERILNWTQVYDLDELPEELIVVGSGVTGAEFAGAYQALGSRVTLVSSRDRVLPGEDPDAAAVLEDVFRRRGMNVMARSRAQAAKRVGDRVEVTLADGRTISGSHCLMAVGAIPNTEGMGLEEAGVHLKESGHIKTDKVSRTSAPGVYAAGDVTGVFALASVAAMQGRIAMYHFLGDAVAPLNLKSVSSNVFTDPEIATVGCTQADVDAGKIEARVVKLPLLRNPRAKMLGIRDGFVKIFCRPGTGIVVGGCVVAPRASELIHPISVAVDNNLTVEQIANAFTVYPSLSGSIAEVARQLHTRKLDGEI
- a CDS encoding gamma-glutamylcyclotransferase — protein: MSLYAAYAGNLDARLMTRRAPHSPLRGTGWLNGWRLTFGGEQMGWEGALATVVEAPRSQVFVALYDVAPMDEDSLDRWEGVGLDIYRRMRVRVHTLDGEEPAWMYVLNGYEGGLPSARYLGEVADAAESAGAPHDYVMELRKRPC
- a CDS encoding purine-nucleoside phosphorylase, producing the protein MNASVIPDNIQDDPHAVAADAAARLRELTGAETHDVVLVMGSGWGPAGDALGVPDAEFPVTHLPGFPPPAVEGHGGTVRSYLIGGKRVLVFLGRTHFYEGRGVAAVAHGVRTAVAAGCRTVVLTNGCGGLREGMRPGQPVLISDHINLTATSPIIGANFVDLTDLYSPRLRTLCQEIDPSLEEGVYVQFPGPHYETPAEIGMVRAMGGDLVGMSTVLEAIAAREAGAEVLGISLVTNLAAGLSGEPLNHEEVLQAGRDSAARMGDLLARVLRQI